In Brettanomyces bruxellensis chromosome 8, complete sequence, a genomic segment contains:
- a CDS encoding uncharacterized protein (BUSCO:EOG09263EQZ), translating into MLLLQPENLLIQKTFTKAFASDYEPVSLDRIVTDYDFTAYHISTPKEKTAILLSLNIKCWDDLIQHGTLDLLESIYSKYSTFLSILSGDNAEPGYNYSLYVDLSKVSLKTAEEKSALISELSLLKRNCFAAPFLETFARYEVLAKEQPADPNNIYGEEARKSSKEPVITLHYRDNESIFIKPSNDRVTVIFSTIFSDETDKVFSKVFLQEFSDARRRSIQKAPQVINSHHEIPLEIQSVEKENKDKKKTYITFVLFPRHLSTEEVKWNTITQIELFRSYFHYHIKIVKCYLHQRMRFRVQSFTKILNRARRDVSDEELRAERKTASGRRFEALS; encoded by the coding sequence GAAAACTTACTTATTCAAAAGACCTTCACCAAGGCCTTTGCCAGTGATTATGAACCAGTTTCTCTTGACCGGATTGTCACAGATTACGATTTTACAGCCTATCACATTTCAACACCAAAAGAGAAGACTGCAATTCTTCTATCCTTAAATATCAAATGCTGGGACGATCTTATCCAACATGGAACTTTGGATTTACTTGAGTCCATCTATTCTAAGTACTCTACTTTCCTCAGTATACTCTCTGGGGACAATGCAGAACCAGGTTACAACTACAGTCTTTACGTTGATTTGAGCAAGGTTAGCTTGAAAACGGCTGAGGAGAAGTCTGCTCTTATCAGCGAGCTTTCTTTATTAAAAAGAAACTGCTTTGCAGCTCCATTCCTTGAAACTTTTGCAAGATACGAAGTTCTTGCCAAAGAACAACCTGCAGATCCAAACAATATTTATGGGGAAGAGGCCAGAAAAAGTTCCAAAGAGCCTGTCATCACATTGCACTATAGGGATAATGAATCGATTTTTATAAAGCCATCGAATGATCGTGTCACTGTGATTTTTTCGACGATCTTTAGTGATGAGACGGATAAAGTTTTCTCGAAGGTGTTCTTGCAAGAATTCTCCGATGCCAGAAGAAGATCTATACAGAAGGCCCCTCAAGTGATAAATTCGCATCATGAGATTCCACTTGAGATTCAATCGgtggagaaggagaataaggataaaaagaagaccTACATCacatttgttttattcCCAAGGCATTTAAGCACAGAAGAGGTGAAATGGAACACCATTACACAAATTGAGCTTTTCCGCTCATACTTCCACTACCATATCAAGATTGTCAAGTGCTACTTGCACCAGAGAATGAGATTCAGGGTGCAGAGCTTTACTAAGATTTTGAACCGTGCAAGAAGAGA